The Rhodoferax sediminis genome has a segment encoding these proteins:
- the dnaG gene encoding DNA primase — MSIPQSFIQELLARVDVVEIVGRYVQLKKGGANFMGLCPFHGEKSPSFSVSPSKQFYHCFGCGKNGNAISFLMEHAGMTFVEAVKDLAQQYGMQVPEDDASPSERARASEQRQKQVTLSDVLEKACDAYKKHLKSSHKAVDYLKGRGLSGDIAKQFGLGYAPEGWRSLASVFPNYDDPLLAESGLVIASVDEGSGEEKRYDRFRDRVMFPIRNVKGECIGFGGRVLGEGTPKYLNSPETPVFHKGRELYGLFEARHALREHGYVLVTEGYMDVVALAQLGFPNAVATLGTACTPDHVQKLFRFTDSVVFSFDGDAAGRRAARKALDGALPYASDVRSVKFLFLPPEHDPDSYIRAFGKDAFARYVSEATPLSRFMIEAARDGCDLNTAEGRAHLASNARPLWSQLPEGALKRQLLGEIAELVQLNSRELSEVWNGPAKAGKTDGAHGGKRYNNDSYQRIQDEGYSPKKPSNFAPRARPGGRTAPASRADHAARILLTNMAAWDSLSNEDRSMLCELPQPHGPLFVWLESQLHEHGAQPWAALREGLRDHESEALALRTTASFEVPMAEEPAPDDTASELRGLLDLMQDDRLKRMENEALARNDLERYGQLHHQRLALGKAKSSSAGT; from the coding sequence GTGAGCATTCCCCAGTCTTTCATTCAGGAGCTTTTGGCGCGCGTCGACGTGGTCGAAATCGTCGGCCGCTACGTGCAGCTCAAGAAGGGCGGCGCCAATTTCATGGGGCTGTGCCCGTTCCATGGCGAGAAGTCGCCCTCCTTCAGCGTGAGCCCGTCCAAGCAGTTCTACCACTGCTTCGGCTGCGGCAAGAACGGCAACGCCATCAGCTTTCTGATGGAGCATGCGGGCATGACCTTCGTCGAAGCGGTGAAAGACCTGGCGCAGCAGTACGGCATGCAGGTGCCCGAAGACGATGCCTCGCCGTCCGAGCGCGCGCGCGCCAGCGAGCAGCGGCAAAAGCAGGTCACGCTGTCCGACGTGCTGGAGAAGGCCTGCGACGCGTACAAAAAACACCTGAAGAGCTCGCACAAGGCCGTGGACTACCTCAAGGGCCGCGGCCTGTCGGGCGATATTGCCAAGCAGTTCGGCCTGGGCTACGCGCCCGAGGGCTGGCGCAGCCTGGCCAGCGTGTTTCCCAACTACGACGACCCGCTGCTGGCGGAAAGCGGCCTGGTCATCGCGAGCGTAGATGAAGGCAGCGGCGAGGAAAAACGCTACGACCGCTTCCGCGACCGCGTGATGTTCCCGATCCGCAACGTGAAGGGCGAATGCATCGGCTTTGGCGGGCGCGTGCTCGGTGAAGGCACGCCGAAATACCTCAACTCGCCCGAAACCCCGGTGTTCCACAAGGGCCGCGAGCTGTACGGCCTGTTCGAGGCGCGCCACGCCCTGCGCGAGCACGGCTACGTGCTGGTGACCGAGGGCTACATGGATGTGGTGGCGCTGGCGCAACTGGGCTTTCCCAACGCCGTGGCCACGCTGGGCACGGCCTGCACGCCCGATCACGTGCAAAAGCTGTTCCGCTTCACCGATTCGGTGGTGTTCAGCTTCGACGGAGACGCCGCCGGGCGGCGCGCCGCGCGCAAGGCGCTGGACGGCGCCCTGCCCTACGCCAGCGATGTGCGCAGCGTGAAATTCCTGTTCCTGCCGCCCGAGCACGACCCGGACAGCTACATCCGCGCCTTCGGCAAGGACGCGTTTGCGCGCTACGTGTCCGAGGCCACGCCGCTGTCGCGCTTCATGATCGAGGCGGCGCGCGACGGCTGCGACCTGAACACCGCCGAGGGCCGCGCCCACCTGGCCAGCAACGCCAGGCCGCTGTGGAGCCAGCTGCCCGAGGGCGCGCTCAAGCGCCAGCTGCTGGGCGAGATTGCCGAGCTGGTGCAGCTGAACAGCCGGGAACTGAGCGAGGTCTGGAACGGCCCCGCGAAAGCGGGCAAGACCGACGGCGCTCACGGCGGAAAACGCTACAACAACGATAGCTATCAGCGCATACAGGACGAGGGCTACAGTCCAAAAAAGCCATCAAACTTTGCCCCCCGTGCGCGCCCGGGCGGGCGCACCGCGCCGGCCAGCCGCGCCGACCACGCGGCGCGCATCCTGCTCACCAACATGGCGGCCTGGGACAGCCTGTCCAACGAAGACCGCAGCATGCTGTGCGAGCTACCCCAGCCGCATGGCCCGCTGTTTGTCTGGCTCGAGAGCCAGTTGCACGAGCACGGCGCGCAACCCTGGGCGGCCTTGCGCGAGGGCCTGCGGGATCACGAAAGCGAGGCCCTGGCTTTGAGGACCACCGCCAGCTTCGAGGTCCCGATGGCTGAGGAGCCGGCCCCCGACGACACGGCCAGCGAACTGCGGGGCCTGCTCGATTTGATGCAGGACGACCGTCTCAAGCGGATGGAAAACGAGGCGCTGGCCAGGAACGACCTCGAGCGCTATGGTCAACTGCACCATCAGCGCCTCGCGCTCGGCAAAGCGAAAAGTAGCAGCGCCGGCACTTGA
- a CDS encoding acyl-CoA synthetase has protein sequence MTSIFDQNLPRNEANHAPLSPLSFIERTAEVYPDRLAVVHGELRRNWGELYERCRRLANALSRHGIQRGDTVAVMLPNTPPMVEAHFGIPMAGAVLNALNTRLDAETLAFMLDHGEAKVVIVDPEFAGVMQKAIALRKATTPLLVIDVADPVYTGAVQKIGSLDYDDFMAGGDPQFAWPLPGDEWDAIALNYTSGTTGNPKGVVYHHRGAAINAISNILEWDMPKHATYLWTLPMFHCNGWCFPWTVAARAGVNVCLRRVEAQAIFDAIRDHGVTHYCGAPIVHGLLVNAPAAMKAGVPAGVKAMVAGAAPPASMIEGMEQMGFDLTHVYGLTEVYGPATVCAKHDAWNELDIGERARLNARQGVRYHLQRDARVLDTTTLQPVPWDGETMGEIMFRGNIAMKGYLKNPKATEEAFAGGWFHSGDLAVQYPDGYIKIKDRSKDIIISGGENISSIEVEDVLYRHPAVLAAAVVAKLDARWGETPCAFVELKAGAVVTAEEIVAHCKQHLAGFKVPRAVVFGEIPKTATGKIQKFELRRQAGSAAAIDV, from the coding sequence ATGACCTCCATTTTCGACCAGAACCTGCCGCGCAACGAGGCCAACCACGCACCGCTGTCGCCCCTGTCCTTCATCGAACGCACGGCCGAGGTCTACCCGGACCGGCTGGCCGTGGTGCACGGCGAGCTGCGCCGCAACTGGGGCGAGTTGTACGAACGCTGCCGCCGGCTCGCCAATGCGCTGAGCCGCCACGGCATCCAAAGGGGCGACACTGTGGCCGTGATGCTGCCCAACACGCCGCCCATGGTCGAGGCCCATTTCGGCATCCCGATGGCCGGCGCCGTGCTGAATGCGCTGAACACCCGGCTCGATGCTGAAACCCTCGCCTTCATGCTGGACCATGGCGAGGCCAAGGTGGTGATCGTGGACCCGGAATTTGCCGGCGTGATGCAAAAAGCCATCGCCTTGCGCAAGGCAACAACACCGCTACTGGTGATCGATGTGGCGGATCCGGTCTATACCGGCGCCGTGCAAAAAATCGGCAGCCTCGACTACGATGATTTCATGGCCGGTGGCGACCCGCAATTCGCCTGGCCGCTGCCTGGCGACGAGTGGGACGCGATTGCCCTCAACTACACCAGCGGCACCACCGGCAACCCCAAGGGCGTGGTCTACCACCACCGCGGCGCGGCCATCAACGCCATCTCCAACATCCTCGAGTGGGACATGCCCAAGCACGCGACCTATCTGTGGACCCTGCCGATGTTTCATTGCAATGGCTGGTGTTTCCCGTGGACGGTGGCGGCGCGCGCGGGCGTCAACGTGTGTTTGCGCCGGGTCGAGGCGCAGGCGATTTTCGATGCCATCCGTGACCATGGCGTGACGCACTACTGCGGCGCGCCCATCGTGCATGGATTGCTGGTGAATGCGCCGGCCGCGATGAAGGCTGGCGTGCCGGCGGGCGTCAAGGCCATGGTGGCCGGCGCCGCGCCGCCGGCGTCCATGATCGAAGGCATGGAGCAGATGGGCTTCGATCTGACCCACGTCTACGGCCTGACGGAGGTCTACGGCCCGGCCACGGTGTGCGCCAAGCACGACGCCTGGAACGAACTCGACATCGGCGAGCGCGCGCGCCTGAACGCGCGCCAGGGCGTGCGCTACCACCTGCAGCGCGATGCGCGCGTGCTCGACACCACGACCCTGCAGCCCGTGCCGTGGGATGGCGAGACCATGGGCGAGATCATGTTCCGCGGCAATATCGCAATGAAGGGCTACCTGAAGAACCCCAAGGCCACCGAAGAAGCCTTCGCGGGCGGCTGGTTCCACAGCGGCGACCTGGCCGTGCAGTACCCCGACGGCTACATCAAGATCAAGGACCGCAGCAAGGACATCATCATCTCGGGCGGCGAGAACATCTCGTCCATCGAGGTCGAAGACGTGCTGTACCGCCACCCCGCCGTGCTGGCCGCCGCCGTGGTGGCCAAGCTTGACGCGCGCTGGGGCGAGACGCCTTGCGCGTTTGTTGAGCTCAAGGCCGGCGCGGTGGTCACGGCCGAAGAGATCGTGGCCCACTGCAAGCAGCACCTGGCCGGCTTCAAGGTGCCGCGCGCCGTGGTGTTTGGCGAGATCCCCAAGACTGCCACCGGCAAGATCCAGAAGTTCGAGCTGCGACGGCAGGCGGGCTCGGCCGCGGCGATCGATGTTTGA